One genomic region from Haloterrigena gelatinilytica encodes:
- a CDS encoding AzlC family ABC transporter permease, translated as MTETDSSGDRGGSVTTADGDESEADGRPTADATSTGRVAFSRSGARRGFRDCLPVAVGVAGYGVAFGVLASQAGLSAAEATLMSATVLAGAAQLLAVDLWAASASVATIVLATAAVNLRYLLLGATLRPWFADRSALETYGSAFFTADENWALTMRAFADAGATDGADGSEPTDAAYLLGSGLAIWLLWVAATVVGTVASDGVADPARYGLDAAFLAVFVAIAVDLWDGRTDLLPWTAAFVAALATAVAVPGRWYLLAGALAGGLVGVRRADAEVDSREVGG; from the coding sequence ATGACGGAAACGGACTCGAGCGGCGACCGCGGCGGGAGCGTCACGACCGCGGACGGAGACGAGAGCGAGGCCGACGGCCGACCGACCGCGGACGCGACGTCGACGGGCCGGGTAGCCTTCTCGCGATCGGGCGCGCGGCGGGGGTTTCGGGACTGCCTCCCGGTCGCGGTCGGCGTGGCGGGCTACGGCGTCGCCTTCGGCGTGCTCGCGTCGCAGGCGGGGTTGAGCGCCGCGGAGGCGACGCTGATGAGCGCGACGGTGCTGGCCGGGGCCGCGCAGTTGCTCGCGGTCGACCTCTGGGCGGCGTCGGCCTCGGTCGCGACGATCGTCCTCGCGACGGCGGCGGTCAACCTCCGCTACCTGCTCCTGGGTGCGACGCTCCGCCCGTGGTTCGCCGACCGCTCCGCGCTCGAGACCTACGGGAGCGCCTTCTTCACCGCCGACGAGAACTGGGCGCTGACGATGCGCGCGTTCGCCGACGCCGGCGCTACCGACGGCGCGGACGGAAGCGAACCGACTGACGCCGCGTACCTCCTCGGAAGCGGTCTCGCGATCTGGCTCCTGTGGGTCGCCGCGACGGTCGTCGGGACGGTCGCGAGCGACGGCGTCGCCGATCCGGCACGGTACGGCCTCGACGCCGCGTTTCTCGCCGTCTTCGTCGCGATCGCCGTCGACCTCTGGGACGGGCGGACCGATCTGCTGCCGTGGACGGCCGCCTTCGTCGCTGCGCTGGCGACCGCCGTCGCCGTGCCCGGGCGCTGGTATCTGCTCGCCGGCGCGCTGGCGGGCGGTCTGGTCGGCGTCCGCCGCGCCGACGCCGAGGTCGACTCGCGCGAGGTGGGCGGATGA
- a CDS encoding AzlD family protein, with protein sequence MSSSPATALEPTTVGVVLAMAVVTYATKAGGLWLVGRLELTERAETALEVLPGVIVVSIVAGELVEGGPEEWLGAAVVALVARKTERLPLALVAGIGTVVLLRGSA encoded by the coding sequence ATGAGTTCGAGCCCCGCGACGGCGCTCGAGCCGACGACCGTCGGCGTCGTCCTCGCGATGGCCGTCGTCACCTACGCGACGAAGGCCGGCGGACTGTGGCTGGTTGGACGGCTCGAACTCACCGAACGGGCCGAAACCGCGCTCGAGGTTCTCCCCGGCGTTATCGTCGTTTCGATCGTCGCCGGCGAACTGGTCGAGGGCGGTCCGGAAGAGTGGCTCGGAGCGGCCGTGGTCGCGCTCGTCGCCCGGAAGACGGAGCGGCTCCCGCTGGCGCTGGTCGCCGGCATCGGGACGGTCGTACTGCTCCGCGGGAGCGCCTGA
- a CDS encoding universal stress protein, with translation MLESVLARLRATRRRLRRLERREFDAFVRWIERTGNLIHLSVLLFVPLLIAAVTWLANATAAVSFLLFPPLASGTYTLFADPEGRYSTPTKFVGGMTAGALCGWLSIALVDAAGVDGAAGVSAAGAALGIFLTGAVTWALDLEEPTAFSTALLVLVTGNAQVVYVLGIVVSSSFVAAVFVVWRGRFYERRAQYLYRTTDGDDSVLVPLDGWDEDGDAGTVARFAAELASAHDAGKIVLLDTVDDAADIAEDEPGPAARRLESFAADLSSEYDTPCEVVVAAGDRTSSLALRTAREHNCDLIVTPYAEREGGGLSPFIVGLFDSEIDVIAFRSAGNRQNWQHALVPVRGAGDTARAMVDFAKRITGSWTPTSVCTCIDRESERRSAETTVADLVDAFDGRFETHVVTEPVESYLERVSPQYDVIFVGSSTDRSAASRFVSPPTFERLSDLETDVAIVHRGRHQ, from the coding sequence ATGCTCGAGTCGGTGCTGGCGCGGCTCCGCGCGACGCGACGGCGACTGCGGCGGCTGGAGCGACGCGAATTCGACGCCTTCGTTCGCTGGATCGAACGCACCGGGAACCTGATCCACCTCTCGGTGTTGCTCTTCGTCCCGCTGCTCATCGCCGCGGTGACCTGGCTGGCGAACGCGACGGCCGCCGTCTCCTTCCTCCTGTTTCCGCCGCTGGCCTCCGGCACGTACACCCTCTTCGCCGATCCCGAGGGCCGGTACTCGACGCCGACGAAGTTCGTCGGCGGGATGACCGCGGGAGCGCTCTGCGGCTGGCTCTCGATCGCCCTCGTCGACGCCGCGGGCGTCGACGGCGCCGCCGGCGTCAGCGCGGCCGGCGCGGCGCTCGGCATCTTCCTCACCGGCGCCGTCACCTGGGCGCTCGACCTGGAGGAGCCCACCGCGTTCTCGACCGCGCTGCTCGTCCTCGTCACCGGCAACGCGCAGGTCGTCTACGTGCTCGGAATCGTCGTTTCGAGCTCGTTCGTCGCGGCCGTCTTCGTCGTCTGGCGGGGCCGATTCTACGAGCGCCGGGCCCAGTACCTCTACCGGACGACGGACGGCGATGACAGCGTCCTCGTTCCGCTGGACGGCTGGGACGAGGACGGCGACGCGGGGACGGTCGCCCGCTTCGCCGCCGAACTCGCGAGCGCTCACGACGCCGGGAAGATCGTCCTCCTCGACACCGTCGACGACGCCGCCGACATCGCCGAGGACGAACCGGGGCCCGCGGCTCGCCGGCTCGAGTCCTTCGCGGCCGATCTCTCGTCGGAGTACGACACTCCCTGCGAGGTCGTCGTCGCGGCCGGCGACCGCACGTCGTCGCTGGCGCTCCGGACGGCCAGAGAGCACAACTGCGATCTGATCGTCACGCCGTACGCCGAGCGCGAGGGCGGCGGCCTCTCGCCGTTCATCGTCGGGCTGTTCGACAGCGAGATCGACGTCATCGCCTTCCGATCCGCCGGGAACCGCCAGAACTGGCAGCACGCGCTGGTCCCGGTTCGGGGCGCCGGCGACACCGCCCGCGCGATGGTCGACTTCGCCAAGCGGATCACCGGCTCCTGGACGCCGACCAGCGTCTGTACCTGTATCGACCGCGAGTCCGAGCGCCGCTCCGCGGAGACCACCGTCGCCGACCTCGTCGACGCCTTCGACGGCCGCTTCGAGACCCACGTCGTCACCGAACCCGTCGAGTCCTACCTCGAGCGCGTCTCGCCCCAGTACGACGTGATCTTCGTCGGCTCGAGCACCGACCGCTCCGCGGCCTCGCGGTTCGTCTCCCCGCCGACGTTCGAGCGGCTCAGCGACCTCGAGACCGACGTGGCGATCGTCCACCGCGGTCGCCATCAGTAG
- the deoC gene encoding deoxyribose-phosphate aldolase: MDRSELAPLIDHTVLGPETSIADVRRVLDEAREYGMNACIPPFALEAAADYAPDVTLATVIGFPHGQHSAAAKRREGVLAWKAGADELDVVINVGRLKAGEDDVVRAELAELTAAVPIPVKVIIETALLTDEEKHRACEAADAADAAMVKTSTGFADSVVSENQRANGDSAERSSADRSSGQRPREEAVSGGATVADVELMSDYLPVKASGGVGSYDEAMAMLEAGAERIGASSGVAILEGAPE, encoded by the coding sequence ATGGACCGCAGCGAACTCGCCCCGCTGATCGATCACACCGTACTCGGCCCCGAGACGTCGATCGCCGACGTCCGCCGCGTCCTCGACGAGGCCCGGGAGTACGGCATGAACGCCTGTATCCCGCCGTTCGCGCTCGAGGCGGCCGCCGACTACGCGCCCGACGTGACCCTCGCGACGGTGATCGGCTTCCCACACGGCCAGCACAGCGCCGCGGCGAAGCGACGGGAGGGCGTCCTCGCCTGGAAGGCCGGCGCCGACGAACTCGACGTCGTGATCAACGTCGGTCGGCTGAAAGCCGGCGAGGACGACGTCGTCCGGGCCGAACTCGCGGAGCTAACGGCCGCGGTCCCGATCCCCGTCAAGGTGATCATCGAGACGGCGCTCCTGACCGACGAGGAGAAACACCGCGCCTGCGAGGCCGCGGACGCGGCCGACGCGGCGATGGTGAAGACCTCGACCGGGTTCGCCGACAGCGTTGTTTCGGAGAACCAACGTGCGAACGGCGATAGCGCGGAACGAAGTTCCGCGGACCGTTCGAGCGGGCAACGCCCGCGAGAAGAAGCCGTGAGCGGCGGCGCGACGGTAGCGGACGTCGAACTCATGAGCGACTACCTCCCCGTCAAGGCCAGCGGCGGCGTCGGCAGCTACGACGAGGCGATGGCCATGCTCGAGGCCGGCGCCGAGCGGATCGGCGCCTCGAGCGGCGTCGCGATCCTCGAGGGCGCGCCGGAGTAA
- a CDS encoding ribose 1,5-bisphosphate isomerase — MDDRGHDVAPAVETTADEIAAMEIRGAATIADAAAEALAIQAERSDADRPDAFERQLRAAAKTLYETRPTAVSLPNALRYVLAGMDGETVAELRASIVDRAEEFRRDLDRAQSKLGSVGANRLRDGDVVMTHCHSTDALACLEAAVEDGIEIEAIVKETRPRLQGHITAGQLREWGVPVTVIVDGAARRYLDRADHVLVGADSIAADGSVINKIGTSGLAVLARERGVPVTVAAQTIKLHPDTMTGHTVEIERRDEREVLDEEARAAITDGVDGTDDGLTAENPAFDVTPPRYVDAIVTEHGQFPPETIVTLMRELFGETVDEPWERSEITG; from the coding sequence ATGGACGACCGTGGGCACGACGTCGCGCCGGCCGTCGAGACGACCGCCGACGAGATCGCCGCGATGGAGATCCGCGGAGCCGCGACGATCGCCGACGCGGCTGCCGAGGCGCTGGCGATCCAGGCCGAACGCTCCGACGCGGACCGTCCCGACGCGTTCGAACGGCAGTTGCGAGCGGCCGCGAAGACGCTCTACGAGACGCGCCCGACGGCGGTGAGCCTGCCCAACGCGCTCCGGTACGTCCTCGCCGGAATGGACGGCGAGACCGTCGCGGAGCTGCGCGCCTCGATCGTCGACCGCGCCGAGGAGTTCCGCCGCGATCTGGACCGGGCGCAGTCGAAGCTGGGATCGGTCGGCGCGAACCGGTTGCGCGACGGCGACGTCGTGATGACCCACTGCCACTCGACGGACGCGCTGGCCTGCCTCGAGGCCGCCGTCGAGGACGGCATCGAGATCGAGGCGATCGTCAAGGAGACCCGGCCCAGACTGCAGGGCCACATCACGGCCGGCCAGTTGCGCGAGTGGGGCGTCCCGGTCACGGTGATCGTCGACGGGGCGGCCCGCCGGTACCTCGATCGGGCGGACCACGTCTTGGTCGGGGCCGACAGCATCGCGGCCGACGGGAGCGTGATCAACAAGATCGGCACCAGCGGGCTGGCGGTGCTCGCCCGCGAGCGCGGCGTGCCGGTGACCGTCGCCGCCCAGACGATCAAGCTCCACCCCGACACCATGACGGGCCACACCGTCGAGATCGAACGCCGCGACGAGCGGGAGGTGCTCGACGAGGAGGCGCGGGCCGCGATCACCGACGGCGTCGACGGCACGGACGACGGACTGACGGCCGAAAACCCGGCCTTCGACGTCACCCCGCCGCGGTACGTCGACGCGATCGTCACGGAGCACGGCCAGTTCCCGCCGGAAACTATCGTCACGCTGATGCGAGAGCTGTTCGGCGAGACGGTCGACGAACCCTGGGAGCGGTCGGAAATAACGGGATAG
- a CDS encoding DUF63 family protein codes for MVLPEGFVLPPWYLLVPLLVILAGIVALLWVLEPPVTDRTVLAFAPWMMFGSALHVLYQLGAYPENVETLFATPTVYLVAAAVAGAAWIVAVFLYAGGLQPTISRFFGIAGTAFFAVFASIILNVSWGEETFNLFWPVIAVIAAGIVTAIAWVALSLWVTDVAKTTSYTGALVVFGHTLDGVSTAVGYDVIGVEETVPLSALLLEAGESLPTAEYVGAGWLFVLVKAALALVILGLFEEYVEDAPQQARIVLAGIAAVGLGPGVHNVLLFIAT; via the coding sequence ATGGTATTACCCGAGGGGTTCGTGCTCCCACCGTGGTACCTCCTCGTCCCGCTGCTAGTGATACTGGCGGGGATCGTCGCATTGCTGTGGGTTCTCGAGCCGCCGGTAACCGATCGGACCGTGCTGGCGTTCGCGCCGTGGATGATGTTCGGCTCCGCCCTGCACGTCCTCTATCAACTCGGCGCCTATCCGGAGAACGTCGAGACGCTGTTCGCGACGCCGACCGTCTACCTGGTCGCGGCGGCCGTCGCGGGCGCCGCCTGGATCGTCGCGGTCTTCCTGTACGCCGGGGGGCTCCAACCGACGATTTCGCGGTTCTTCGGCATCGCCGGGACCGCCTTCTTCGCCGTCTTCGCGTCGATCATCCTCAACGTGAGCTGGGGCGAGGAGACGTTCAACCTCTTCTGGCCGGTCATCGCCGTCATCGCCGCCGGGATCGTCACCGCGATCGCGTGGGTCGCGCTGAGCCTGTGGGTTACCGACGTCGCGAAGACGACGAGTTACACCGGTGCGCTGGTCGTCTTCGGCCACACCTTGGACGGCGTCTCGACGGCCGTCGGCTACGACGTCATCGGCGTCGAGGAGACGGTTCCCCTGTCGGCGCTGCTGCTCGAGGCCGGCGAGTCGCTCCCGACCGCCGAGTACGTCGGCGCCGGCTGGCTGTTCGTCCTCGTCAAGGCCGCGCTGGCGCTGGTGATCCTCGGGCTCTTCGAGGAGTACGTCGAGGACGCTCCCCAGCAGGCGCGGATCGTTCTCGCCGGGATCGCCGCGGTCGGGCTCGGCCCCGGCGTCCACAACGTCTTGCTCTTCATCGCCACCTAG
- a CDS encoding carbohydrate kinase family protein gives MSPTVLTAGHVNWDVTLRVDRLPAADGEATIRSQRQSGGGSAANVAAALAGLEVDAELIGSVGDDDNGLLARRGLEEAGVSLSGIRVVEGAETAVKYLLVDDDGAVSILGNDGVNEAVRPADIDADRVRAADHVHLTSQRPETAARIASIAAAADVTVSFDPGRRFGDRAYDETVAAADVLFVTEREAAALADAAAVDSEPTDRIVAITSGGDGAEIRTPDGSYAHLGFDVDSVDTAGAGDSFAAGFLASRLEGAPIEDALEYANACGALTASGEGARSAPTATEVERFLEERAD, from the coding sequence ATGTCCCCCACCGTACTCACCGCCGGTCACGTCAACTGGGACGTGACGCTGCGCGTCGACCGACTCCCCGCCGCCGACGGCGAAGCGACGATCCGCTCACAGCGCCAGTCCGGCGGCGGCAGCGCAGCCAACGTCGCCGCCGCGCTCGCCGGACTCGAGGTCGACGCCGAACTGATCGGCAGCGTCGGCGACGACGACAACGGCCTGCTGGCCAGGCGCGGCCTCGAGGAGGCCGGCGTCTCGCTGTCGGGGATCCGAGTCGTCGAGGGCGCCGAGACGGCGGTCAAGTACCTGCTGGTCGACGACGACGGCGCGGTCTCCATTCTGGGCAACGACGGCGTCAACGAGGCCGTTCGGCCGGCGGATATCGACGCCGATCGGGTTCGGGCGGCCGATCACGTCCACCTCACGAGCCAGCGCCCGGAGACCGCCGCGCGGATCGCCTCGATCGCCGCAGCGGCCGACGTCACCGTCAGTTTCGATCCCGGGCGTCGGTTCGGCGACCGCGCGTACGACGAGACCGTCGCCGCGGCCGACGTCCTGTTCGTCACCGAGCGCGAAGCCGCGGCGCTGGCCGACGCGGCCGCCGTCGATTCCGAGCCGACCGATCGGATCGTCGCGATCACGTCCGGCGGCGACGGCGCCGAGATCCGGACCCCCGACGGCAGCTACGCACACCTCGGGTTCGACGTCGACTCGGTCGACACGGCCGGCGCCGGCGACTCGTTCGCGGCCGGCTTTCTCGCGAGCCGACTCGAGGGCGCGCCGATCGAAGACGCCCTCGAGTACGCCAACGCCTGCGGCGCGCTGACGGCGAGTGGGGAGGGTGCACGCAGCGCGCCGACGGCGACCGAGGTCGAACGGTTTCTAGAAGAGCGCGCGGATTGA
- a CDS encoding HalOD1 output domain-containing protein produces MTERRIRESSGCEFKRCIQYERDADEPPSIATATALAQYFDDDTGSTSTRLYDYIDPDALDSLFADTHRGTSRAEGTVEFSVEDATVTVTPERVEVSPTAD; encoded by the coding sequence ATGACGGAACGAAGGATCAGAGAGTCCTCTGGATGCGAGTTTAAACGCTGCATTCAGTACGAGCGAGACGCAGACGAACCGCCGAGCATAGCTACTGCAACCGCACTAGCGCAGTACTTCGACGACGATACCGGTTCCACCAGCACCCGGCTGTACGACTACATCGACCCGGACGCACTCGACTCCCTCTTTGCGGACACGCACCGAGGGACGAGTCGGGCCGAGGGGACCGTCGAATTCAGCGTCGAGGACGCGACGGTGACGGTTACGCCCGAACGGGTGGAGGTTTCCCCGACTGCTGACTGA
- a CDS encoding nucleoside phosphorylase, producing MATQPHLLVDDGDLTDRVLVPGDPGRVDRIADHCDDSETVAQNREYKVVNATYEGQELTICSTGIGCPSAAIAVEELANVGVETIIRVGTTGALQSGIEIGDMVVATGAAKEEGTSKRYEAAEYPAVPDYDVLSALVDSAEANDEDVHVGPIVSDDAYYAETDEHVVDWEAAGLLAVEMEAAAIFSLARRKGLRAGAICTVDGNLVEGTQKGTDTEDDELPEKAKNNVGRAIDISLEAATRL from the coding sequence ATGGCAACGCAGCCACACCTGTTGGTCGACGACGGCGACCTGACCGATCGCGTGCTCGTCCCGGGCGATCCCGGTCGCGTCGATCGCATCGCCGACCACTGCGACGACTCCGAGACCGTCGCCCAGAACCGCGAGTACAAGGTCGTCAACGCGACCTACGAGGGACAGGAGCTGACGATCTGCTCGACCGGTATCGGCTGTCCGTCGGCGGCGATCGCCGTCGAGGAACTGGCCAACGTCGGCGTCGAGACGATCATCCGCGTCGGCACGACCGGCGCCCTCCAGTCGGGCATCGAGATCGGCGACATGGTCGTCGCGACCGGCGCCGCGAAAGAGGAGGGGACGTCGAAACGGTACGAAGCCGCCGAATACCCCGCCGTACCGGACTACGACGTGCTGTCGGCGCTGGTCGACTCGGCCGAAGCCAACGACGAAGACGTCCACGTCGGCCCGATCGTCTCCGACGACGCCTACTACGCGGAGACCGACGAGCACGTCGTCGACTGGGAGGCCGCCGGCCTCCTCGCCGTCGAGATGGAAGCCGCCGCCATCTTCTCGCTGGCCCGCCGCAAGGGCCTGCGCGCCGGCGCGATCTGCACCGTCGACGGCAACCTCGTCGAGGGCACCCAGAAGGGCACCGACACCGAGGACGACGAACTGCCGGAGAAAGCGAAGAACAACGTCGGTCGCGCGATCGACATCTCGCTCGAGGCGGCGACCCGACTGTAG
- a CDS encoding amino acid permease produces the protein MSDEELAKDLGLLSALAIGMGTMIGAGIFVLPGVAAQEAGPIVVASFVIGGLIAMVNALAVSELGTAMPKAGGGYYYINRGLGPLFGSIAGMGDWMGLAFASAFYCIGFGGYLTELLAGTMFALPTLQLGLFTLTDIQLGALLAGLLFVGVNYVGAKETGGVQTVIVTILLGILTVFAASGFLHFEWSTLTTDGIAPTDAGYGAILPGTALVFVSFLGYAKIATVAEELKNPGRNLPIAVIGSVGVVTAIYAVLVGTMVGIVPWHSLDDSVPVSQVAEITFAGIPVLDAVGVTLISLAAMLATASSANASILSSARINFAMGRDKIVTDELNEIHPRYATPYRSIMLTGAVIIVFIAALGQDLEILSKAASVLHLIVYALMNVALIAFREADVPEYEPDFRVPFYPVTPIVGAILSFGLVAFMETIEIALSLAFVAVAVLWYALYARTKTPRQGVLGEYILDRSESMPDVAVSAASAARPDGSSEYRVMVPLANPRTEQHLIELASTLAAANDGVVHAVHIVEVPDQTPLDRGADQVDRLDDESAKLLERAREHAEDHGAEIETTTIVSHRSFEEVFDAARQRDVDQVVMGWGGDRPWSAGRAERPLDELAHDLPCDFLVLKDRDYDPSRLLLPTAGGPDSDLSAEVARTLRSATGASIRLLHVVDDEREREAGEAFLSEWASEHDLADAEASVDASGDVEGAIARAADDRTLVIIGATERGLLSRLVRGSLVFDVVDELDCSVLLAERPTKRSLRERLFGSGSDEQNRE, from the coding sequence ATGAGCGACGAAGAACTCGCCAAGGATCTCGGCCTGCTGTCGGCGCTGGCGATCGGCATGGGGACGATGATCGGTGCCGGCATCTTCGTGCTGCCCGGCGTCGCGGCCCAGGAGGCCGGACCGATCGTCGTCGCCTCGTTCGTCATCGGCGGCCTCATCGCGATGGTCAACGCCTTAGCGGTGAGCGAACTCGGGACGGCGATGCCGAAGGCCGGCGGCGGCTACTACTACATCAATCGCGGCCTCGGGCCGCTGTTCGGCTCGATCGCGGGGATGGGTGACTGGATGGGGCTGGCCTTCGCCTCCGCGTTCTACTGCATCGGGTTCGGCGGCTACCTCACCGAACTCCTCGCGGGGACGATGTTCGCGCTGCCGACACTCCAACTCGGCCTGTTCACGCTGACCGACATCCAGCTCGGCGCGCTGCTCGCCGGGCTGCTGTTCGTCGGCGTCAACTACGTGGGCGCGAAGGAGACCGGCGGCGTCCAGACGGTGATCGTCACGATCCTGCTGGGCATTCTGACCGTCTTCGCGGCCTCCGGCTTCCTCCACTTCGAGTGGTCGACGCTGACGACCGACGGCATCGCGCCGACCGACGCGGGCTACGGCGCGATCCTGCCGGGGACGGCCCTCGTCTTCGTCTCCTTCCTCGGCTACGCGAAGATCGCGACCGTCGCGGAGGAGCTGAAGAACCCCGGACGGAACCTGCCGATCGCGGTCATCGGCAGCGTCGGCGTCGTGACGGCGATCTACGCCGTGCTCGTCGGGACGATGGTCGGGATCGTCCCGTGGCACTCGCTGGACGACAGCGTCCCCGTCTCGCAGGTCGCCGAGATCACGTTCGCCGGCATCCCCGTTCTCGACGCCGTCGGCGTGACGCTGATCTCGCTGGCCGCGATGCTGGCGACCGCTTCCAGCGCCAACGCGTCGATCCTCTCCTCGGCCCGGATCAACTTCGCGATGGGCCGAGACAAGATCGTCACGGACGAACTCAACGAAATTCACCCCCGGTACGCGACGCCCTACCGATCGATCATGCTGACCGGCGCGGTCATCATCGTCTTCATCGCCGCGCTCGGGCAGGACCTCGAGATCCTCTCGAAGGCCGCCAGCGTCCTCCACCTGATCGTCTACGCGCTGATGAACGTCGCGCTGATCGCGTTTCGGGAGGCCGACGTCCCCGAGTACGAGCCCGACTTCCGGGTGCCGTTCTACCCGGTGACGCCGATCGTCGGCGCGATCCTCTCGTTCGGGCTCGTCGCTTTCATGGAGACGATCGAGATCGCGCTGAGCCTCGCGTTCGTCGCCGTCGCGGTGCTGTGGTACGCCCTCTACGCCCGCACGAAGACGCCGCGACAGGGCGTCCTCGGCGAGTACATCCTCGATCGCTCCGAGTCGATGCCCGACGTCGCGGTCTCGGCGGCCAGCGCGGCCCGACCCGACGGCTCGAGCGAGTACCGCGTCATGGTGCCGCTGGCCAATCCGCGCACCGAACAACACCTGATCGAACTGGCCAGCACGCTCGCCGCCGCAAACGACGGCGTCGTCCACGCGGTCCACATCGTCGAGGTCCCCGACCAGACGCCGCTGGATCGCGGCGCCGATCAGGTCGATCGGCTCGACGACGAGTCCGCGAAGCTGCTCGAGCGGGCCCGCGAACACGCCGAAGATCACGGCGCCGAGATCGAGACGACGACGATCGTCTCCCACCGCTCGTTCGAGGAGGTGTTCGACGCGGCCCGCCAGCGCGACGTCGATCAGGTCGTGATGGGCTGGGGCGGCGACCGGCCGTGGTCCGCGGGTCGGGCCGAGCGTCCGCTCGACGAACTCGCCCACGACCTCCCGTGTGACTTCCTGGTCCTGAAGGACCGCGACTACGACCCGTCCCGGCTCCTCCTGCCGACCGCCGGGGGCCCGGACTCCGATCTCAGTGCGGAGGTCGCGCGGACGCTTCGCTCGGCGACGGGCGCGTCGATCCGCCTGCTCCACGTCGTCGACGACGAGCGCGAGCGCGAGGCCGGCGAGGCCTTCCTCTCGGAGTGGGCGTCCGAGCACGACCTCGCGGACGCCGAGGCAAGCGTCGACGCGTCGGGCGACGTCGAGGGCGCCATCGCCCGCGCCGCCGACGATCGAACGCTCGTGATCATCGGGGCCACCGAGCGCGGCCTGCTGTCGCGGCTCGTTCGCGGCTCGCTGGTCTTCGACGTGGTCGACGAACTCGACTGCTCCGTCCTGCTCGCCGAACGGCCGACGAAGCGGTCGCTCCGCGAACGGCTGTTCGGATCGGGATCGGACGAACAGAACCGAGAGTGA
- a CDS encoding Lrp/AsnC family transcriptional regulator: MDHRLDEIDRRIIYALMDDARNVSAPTIAADVSVSPGTVRNRIDQLEERGIITGYHANVDFERAAGHLANLFMCNAPVSERESMAQRAQVIPGVINVRELLTGRRNLHVLAVGEDTGDLRRIARALSDLGIEIEDEVLVQNETARPYSPFGPTDETHEAMLTDFISLSGDAEVAEVTVDRDARIAGMSLQEAAQRDVLDDDSLVVAIERDDAVVTPHGDTVIRPDDIVTLFARDGVADETLDAFRGGDPA; encoded by the coding sequence ATGGATCACCGGCTCGACGAGATCGATCGTCGAATCATCTACGCGCTAATGGACGACGCCCGAAACGTTTCGGCTCCGACGATCGCCGCGGACGTGAGCGTTTCTCCCGGAACGGTTCGAAACCGGATCGACCAACTCGAGGAGCGGGGAATCATCACCGGCTACCACGCGAACGTGGACTTCGAACGGGCGGCGGGACACCTCGCGAATCTCTTCATGTGCAACGCGCCGGTTTCGGAGCGCGAATCGATGGCCCAGCGGGCGCAGGTGATCCCCGGCGTCATCAACGTCCGCGAGTTGCTGACCGGCCGGCGGAACCTGCACGTGCTCGCGGTGGGCGAGGACACCGGCGATCTGCGGCGCATCGCGCGGGCGCTCTCGGATCTCGGCATCGAGATCGAGGACGAAGTGTTAGTCCAGAACGAGACCGCGCGTCCGTACTCGCCGTTCGGTCCCACGGACGAAACCCACGAGGCGATGCTGACGGACTTCATCAGCCTCTCCGGCGACGCCGAGGTCGCCGAGGTGACGGTCGACCGGGACGCCCGGATCGCCGGCATGAGCCTGCAGGAGGCGGCCCAGCGCGACGTGCTCGACGACGATTCCCTCGTCGTCGCGATCGAGCGGGACGACGCCGTCGTGACGCCCCACGGCGACACCGTGATCCGCCCCGACGACATCGTCACGCTGTTCGCCCGCGACGGCGTGGCCGACGAGACGCTCGACGCGTTCCGCGGGGGAGACCCGGCGTGA